The following nucleotide sequence is from Acidobacteriota bacterium.
TGAAGATCAGGAAGTACTGGTACGGCAGGAAGTCCGGCTGCTTCGCGAGGCGCCACCCGATCTTCGTCAGCTCCGCGATCACGAACTCCGGCGCGAGCTTGTGCTCGGCCGGCGGGCCGACGGGGAGATCGCCGGGCTTGAAGTCGACGATAGCGAGGCGGCCGCCCGGGCGCACCGACTTCTTCAGGCGCTGGAAATAGTCGAGCCGGTTGTCGATGTGGTGGTACGTGTCGCAGACGAGAATGGCGTCGACGCCGCCGGCCGAGATCTCCGGATTCGATGGCTCCGCGAGAATCGCGACGACGTTCGGCGTCTTTTCCGTCACGGCGCGCTCCTTCATGTGCGAGACCATCGAAGGCTCGACGTCGATCGCGTAAACGCGACCCGAGGCGCCGACAGCCGCGGAAAGAAACCGATTGAAGTACCCGGTCCCCGCCCCGATGTCCGCGACGGCGCCGCCGGATGCGAGGCCCAGCGCCCTCACGACGTCGTCGGGCTTCTGCCACGCCGCTCGGGCCGGGTCATCGAAGCGCGCGACCCACTCCGCCGCGTTCTCGAAGCGGTGGTGCATCGTGGCGTCGTCGTTGTCGTCCGAGTGGTGGTTGGGATCGTGCGGAGCGCTCACGTCGGTCGTCTCCGGCAGGGCGAAGGCGGCCGCCCAGAGGAGGGCGGCGGCGCTGCATAGTAATAAGGTAGGGATCCGGCGCGTCACGGCAGAAGCGTCCTCGTCGGAAATTGGCACCCGAAAGGGGCTGTGCTAGGATACCGCCTTCCTTGGCACGTCTCGGGCGCGGGGTTGTAGTGAAGGGGTTATCACGCCGGCCTGTCAAGCCGGAGATCGCGGGTTCAAATCCCGTCGACCCCGCCACCTGAGAGCCTTCAAGCCTTCACCTCGGGAGCCGTCAACGGCTCGAGCGTCAGCCCTGACGCCGACTTCGCCCGGTCTCGCGCCTTCTGCGCCTCCCGGTAGATGTGGATCTGCGCCCTGAAGGGCTCGTCCCCCTTCCCGGCGCGGCGCCGCTTGTAGACGCCGTCGGCCTGGAGCCAGCGCGCCTTCACGTTGTCCTGGAACATCGCGTCGAGCGCCGCGAGGACCTTTTCCCGCCCTTCCGCCGAATCGACCGGGAAGAGCAGCTCGATGCGCCGGTCCATGTTCCGCGGCATCCAGTCGGCGCTCGAGAGGTAGATCTCCTCGTCGCCGCCGTTCCTGAAGTAGAAGACGCGCGCGTGCTCGAGGAAGCGATCGACGACCGACACGACGTCGATCAAGTCGCTCGTCCCCTTCATGCCGGGGCGGAGACAGCAGATCCCGCGCACGTTCAGCCGCACGCGCACGCCGGCCTTCGACGCGTCGTAGAGGGCGCGGATGATGTCCTCGTCCACGAGCGCGTTCATCTTCGCGCGGATCTCCGCCGCCTGCCCCGACTCGGCGCGCCGCTGCTCGCGGCGGATGAGATCGAGGAACCGATCGCGGAGGTTCGTCGGCGCCATCGCGAGCTTCTTCATGCGCGGCGGGTCGGAGTAGCCGGTGAGCGCGTTGAAGAAGGCCGAGGCGTCCTCGCCGATGTCGCGGTCGGCGGTCATGAGGCCGAAGTCGGTGTAGAGGCGCGCCGTCCGGTCGTTGTAGTTCCCGGTGCCGAGGTGGACGTAGCGCCGGATCCCCTGCCGGCCGCGCCGCACCACGAGGCAGATTTTGCTGTGCGTCTTGTAGCCGCGGATGCCGAAGATGACGTGCGCGCCCGCCTCCTCGAGGCTCCGCGCCCAGCGGATGTTCGACTGCTCGTCGAAGCGGGCCATCAGCTCGACCAGGACCGTCACCTGCTTCCCGCGCTCCGCCGCGCGCGCGAGCGCGCGCACGACCGGCGAGTCGCCGCTGGTGCGGTAGAGGGTCTGCTTGATCGCGAGGACGTCGGGGTCGTCGGCTGCGCGCGAGACGAAGGCGACGACCGGATCGAACGACTCGTACGGGTGGTGGAGGACGATGTCCCGCTCGTCGAGGACGGCGAAGAGGTCATCGCGGTCCTGGACCTCGGTGATGGGGAGGGGCTTGAGCGGCGCGTCGCGCAGATCCTCGAGGGCGGGCAGATCGACGAGGGGGAGGAGGCCTCTCACGTCGAGCGGGCCCGCCACGCGGTAGACGTCGGCGGGCTCGACGCCGAAGCTCGCCGAGAGCCTCGCCAGCAACACCTCGCCGGCCTTCGACTCGACCTCGAGGCGCACGACGCGGCTCTGCCGCCTCTTGCGGAGCTCCTCTTCGATCGCCTTCACGTAGTCGCGCCCGCCCTCGTCGTCGAGATCCAGCTCGGAGTCGCGCGCGA
It contains:
- the ppk1 gene encoding polyphosphate kinase 1, translating into MTPTAKSRKRHPELFLNRELSWLEFNSRVLDEARDAATPLLERLKFAAIVASNLDEFFMVRVARLKQAVADEDTGPDVAGLTPGQQLLLIAEQSHAIVDALYKNLMEEILPALAQRGIRLLAFGQLEPPQKEFVSRWFRDEVLPVLTPLAIDASRPFPMLANLSLNLALLLAPAEGEELPRLAVVQVPSRLPRMIRLAGGDGNSYAWIEEIICSELPSLFPGQAILEWTAFRVARDSELDLDDEGGRDYVKAIEEELRKRRQSRVVRLEVESKAGEVLLARLSASFGVEPADVYRVAGPLDVRGLLPLVDLPALEDLRDAPLKPLPITEVQDRDDLFAVLDERDIVLHHPYESFDPVVAFVSRAADDPDVLAIKQTLYRTSGDSPVVRALARAAERGKQVTVLVELMARFDEQSNIRWARSLEEAGAHVIFGIRGYKTHSKICLVVRRGRQGIRRYVHLGTGNYNDRTARLYTDFGLMTADRDIGEDASAFFNALTGYSDPPRMKKLAMAPTNLRDRFLDLIRREQRRAESGQAAEIRAKMNALVDEDIIRALYDASKAGVRVRLNVRGICCLRPGMKGTSDLIDVVSVVDRFLEHARVFYFRNGGDEEIYLSSADWMPRNMDRRIELLFPVDSAEGREKVLAALDAMFQDNVKARWLQADGVYKRRRAGKGDEPFRAQIHIYREAQKARDRAKSASGLTLEPLTAPEVKA
- a CDS encoding class I SAM-dependent methyltransferase; this translates as MTRRIPTLLLCSAAALLWAAAFALPETTDVSAPHDPNHHSDDNDDATMHHRFENAAEWVARFDDPARAAWQKPDDVVRALGLASGGAVADIGAGTGYFNRFLSAAVGASGRVYAIDVEPSMVSHMKERAVTEKTPNVVAILAEPSNPEISAGGVDAILVCDTYHHIDNRLDYFQRLKKSVRPGGRLAIVDFKPGDLPVGPPAEHKLAPEFVIAELTKIGWRLAKQPDFLPYQYFLIFTAE